The Candidatus Zixiibacteriota bacterium genomic interval AGGCCGAACAGGATAAACGGGCGGCCGCGATTGTCGAAGCCACCCGCGGCGCCGCCAGAGTTCCTCTTGAAACCGCCGGATTGGCTTTGAAGGTGATGGAAATGTCGAAAATTATTGCCGAAAAAGGTAATGTAAATTCTGTTTCCGATGCCGGAGTGGCGGCCCTGATGGCCAAGGCCGCAATCGAGGGAGCCATTTATAACGTGAAAATAAATATTGTCGGTTTCGAGGATCAGGAATTCGTCCGGGAGATGCAATCCAGGATCAGGGACCTCCAGGAAAAAAGTGATGGGCTGGCGGCCGAAATCAAGAATATTGTGGAAAGTAAAATGTAGATGCCCCGATATATCGATCTTCACGTACACACAACTTATTCCGATGGTCGGGATGATCCGGGCGGAATTTTAAGACTCGCCCGGGAATTGGATCTGGCCGCGGTTGCCATCGCCGATCATGATAATTTCGGAGCCTACCTCGAAGCCTGTAATTTGCTAAGAGAAGGCGACCCGGAACTGGTTCCGGCGGTCGAGTTGTCGGCCGGTCAGGATGGCGAGGATATTCATATTCTGGGTTACTATTTTAATCCCAAGGCAGACGCTTTTTCGCGTGCAATCGAAGGTTTCCGTGAAAAACGGAACCAACGGGGCGAAAAAATGTTAAATAAGTTAAAAGATCTGGGAATAGATATTCCGCTGGAATTGGTTCGGGAAATTGCCGGAGATTCCGCCATCGGCCGACCCCATGTGGCTGATGCCATGGTCAGGGTTAAAGCTGTTGGCAGGTTTGAAGAGGCTTTCAATAAGTATATCGGACTGGACGGACCGGCCTATGTGCCCAAGGCAAACCTTACCCCCCGGGAGGCAATTCGATTGATTCACCAGGCTGAAGGACTGGCATTTCTGGCTCATCCCGGTATTGCCAATGCCGCCGTGCATATCGACGAATTTACCGAATACGGACTGGACGGTATTGAAGTGTACCATTCGTTTCACAACAACTCCACCAGGCGACGATTGACGAAAATCGCCGAGAAAAAGGGTCTCCTGAAATCGGGAGGAAGTGATTATCACGGCCGCGATGATCGGCACGGCATGATCGGTTCCCAGCCGGTTCCGCTGGAATTTCTGATCGCTATGAAAGAAAAAGTCAAACTTAAAAATAGAGGTCCACGGTGAAAAACATGCTTTTGCTCGCCCTGCTTATTTTCATGGGCGTTATTCAGGCGGCTTACCCGACAAGCCTATCGGAAGAACAGCAACTGGATATCCTTGACAGACTGCGATATTTGCGAGGTGAAGGGCCCCTTCCGGCCTCGATGGAAGGTGTAGATTTACCTCATTGCGGTACCGATATCGTCTTTTCGGCTTTTATAAACCGCCGGAATTTCACCGGTAAACTGGCGGCCGATCTTGACGCGCTCGCTGGTCGTCCGAGCGGGCTTAATTCCATATATCTGTCAGCCGCCGGACATTTTCGTATCCATTACACTATCGAAGGTCCCAATTCTGTCTATCAGGTTGATATCGATACTCTGGGCGGGGGCGATCTGATTCCCGATTATGTCAACCATATTGCTCTTATTGCTGACTCAGTCTGGGCCCTCGAGGTCAATGCCCTGGGTTTTCCGGCTCCGCCATCTGATGGTACCATGGGTGGCGATTCGCTTAAGGATATTTACATACTTAATCTGGGACCAAGTTACTATGGTTATACCGAACCGGAAACGGCCCTGACAACGCAGAGCGTCACTTCCTTTCTGGTCATCGATAATGACTATAATATTTATCCTTACAACGATAGCGATGCCATGAATCGGCGGCTCGATGCCGCTCGTGTGACATTGGCTCACGAGTTCTTTCACACCATCCATTACGCAATGGATTATACAGAGTACCAGGAATATGACGGTCTTGCGGCCCTGTACTGGTGGGAGATGTCGGCGGTCTGGATGGAAGAAATGGCGTATGATAATATCAATGATTATTATGCTTATTTGCTGTACTTTTTCAATGCTCCCTGGTACAGCCTGCAGGATGTCAGTATTCGCGATCAGGGATTACATCAGTATGCCAGCATGATCTTTCCCCTGTTTTTATCGGAAAAATTCGGAACCGGTGTAATCAGGGCCATCTGGGAAAAATGCCGCGATCTCGGGGTGGGGCCGCAGTTCCACACGGCGGTCGACGAAGTGATTGACAGTGTCACCGCCGGGGAATATAATCTGGTATCGCTCCTCAATGAATTCGCGGTATGGAATGTCTTCACCGGATCCCGCCGTTCCCGGGCCCCGGCCGGGATCGGATATTCCGAGGGGGCGCAGTACCCCCGTTTCATCGACAGCATGTTTCTGACTTTCAATGAGTATATCGACACTCTGATCTGGTTCCAACCCGATGGCTGGCGAACTG includes:
- a CDS encoding PHP domain-containing protein, giving the protein MPRYIDLHVHTTYSDGRDDPGGILRLARELDLAAVAIADHDNFGAYLEACNLLREGDPELVPAVELSAGQDGEDIHILGYYFNPKADAFSRAIEGFREKRNQRGEKMLNKLKDLGIDIPLELVREIAGDSAIGRPHVADAMVRVKAVGRFEEAFNKYIGLDGPAYVPKANLTPREAIRLIHQAEGLAFLAHPGIANAAVHIDEFTEYGLDGIEVYHSFHNNSTRRRLTKIAEKKGLLKSGGSDYHGRDDRHGMIGSQPVPLEFLIAMKEKVKLKNRGPR